A DNA window from Burkholderia sp. HI2500 contains the following coding sequences:
- the rpmI gene encoding 50S ribosomal protein L35, with product MPKMKTKKSAAKRFVVRPGGTVKRGQAFKRHILTKKTTKNKRHLRGATAVHDSDLNSVRAMLPFA from the coding sequence ATGCCTAAGATGAAGACCAAGAAGAGTGCTGCAAAGCGCTTCGTGGTGCGTCCGGGCGGTACCGTCAAGCGCGGTCAAGCCTTCAAGCGTCACATCCTGACCAAGAAAACCACGAAGAACAAGCGTCACCTGCGCGGCGCAACGGCAGTTCATGATTCCGATCTGAACTCCGTCCGCGCGATGCTGCCGTTCGCGTAA
- a CDS encoding integration host factor subunit alpha — protein sequence MNDMTSSEFEALLTAQRSAMNRDASAPASTETPTLTKAELAELLFDSVGLNKREAKDMVEAFFEVIRDALENGESVKLSGFGNFQLRDKPQRPGRNPKTGEAIPIAARRVVTFHASQKLKALVENGAE from the coding sequence ATGAACGACATGACCTCGAGTGAATTCGAAGCCCTCCTGACGGCGCAACGCAGCGCCATGAACCGCGACGCTTCGGCGCCGGCGTCCACCGAGACGCCCACGCTGACGAAGGCGGAACTGGCGGAGCTGCTGTTCGACAGCGTCGGGCTGAACAAGCGTGAAGCGAAGGACATGGTCGAGGCGTTTTTCGAGGTGATCCGTGACGCGCTCGAAAACGGCGAGAGCGTCAAGCTGTCGGGGTTCGGCAATTTCCAGTTGCGCGACAAGCCGCAGCGCCCGGGTCGCAATCCGAAGACGGGCGAGGCGATTCCGATCGCGGCCCGCCGGGTGGTAACCTTCCACGCGAGCCAGAAGCTGAAGGCGCTGGTCGAAAACGGCGCGGAGTAA
- the rplT gene encoding 50S ribosomal protein L20 encodes MPRVKRGVTARARHKKIINLAKGYRGRRNNVYRIAKQAVMRAGQYAYRDRRNKKRVFRALWITRINAAVRQHDMTYSVFINGLKKASIELDRKVLADMAVFDKAAFAAIVKQVKAAVAA; translated from the coding sequence ATGCCTCGAGTCAAACGTGGGGTAACCGCACGGGCCCGCCACAAGAAGATCATCAACCTGGCCAAGGGTTATCGCGGCCGCCGCAATAACGTCTACCGCATCGCCAAGCAGGCGGTGATGCGCGCTGGTCAGTACGCGTACCGCGATCGCCGCAACAAGAAGCGTGTGTTCCGCGCACTGTGGATCACGCGTATCAACGCGGCAGTTCGCCAGCACGACATGACCTACAGCGTGTTCATCAACGGCCTGAAGAAGGCGTCGATCGAACTCGACCGTAAGGTTCTGGCCGACATGGCGGTGTTCGACAAGGCTGCTTTTGCTGCGATCGTCAAGCAGGTGAAAGCCGCCGTTGCAGCCTAA
- a CDS encoding tyrosine-protein phosphatase — protein MALGSASLLSACGGDSISVAPVTTPRLSSASNFRDTAGPDGTGYVTTSGAKMKKGVIYRSSALALSAADIATVGTLGIRQVCDLRTPAEIKTQPDVPLAGAVWQNLNVLGAASIDPIPTTGATATAFMLSMYRAFVTSDTAHASYHALFTGFAGSGENLVFHCTAGKDRTGWATAILHTILGASEQTILADYLLTNVYSASEIAASVAQAQKAGGQNAADMMTALQGAHTDYLQAAFDQVAASYGSMTSYISNGLQLDLATLNAIRQHMLV, from the coding sequence GTGGCGCTGGGAAGCGCATCGCTTCTGTCGGCATGCGGAGGCGACTCGATTTCGGTCGCGCCGGTCACGACACCTCGGCTGAGTTCCGCATCGAATTTTCGCGACACGGCCGGGCCGGACGGAACCGGCTACGTGACAACGAGCGGCGCCAAGATGAAAAAAGGTGTGATCTATCGTTCATCCGCGCTCGCGTTGTCGGCCGCGGACATCGCCACCGTCGGCACGCTTGGCATCAGGCAGGTCTGCGACCTGCGCACACCCGCCGAGATCAAGACGCAACCGGATGTGCCGCTGGCCGGCGCCGTCTGGCAAAACCTCAACGTGCTCGGGGCTGCCAGCATCGATCCGATCCCGACTACCGGCGCCACCGCGACGGCATTCATGTTGAGCATGTACCGCGCGTTCGTCACGTCGGACACCGCGCATGCCAGCTATCACGCGCTCTTCACCGGCTTCGCTGGCTCCGGCGAAAACCTGGTGTTCCACTGCACGGCCGGCAAGGATCGCACGGGCTGGGCAACCGCGATCCTGCATACGATCCTGGGCGCGTCCGAGCAGACGATACTCGCCGACTATCTGCTGACGAACGTCTATAGCGCATCGGAAATCGCCGCTTCGGTCGCCCAGGCGCAGAAAGCCGGCGGCCAAAATGCGGCAGACATGATGACTGCGCTGCAAGGCGCGCACACCGACTATCTGCAGGCGGCATTCGACCAGGTCGCCGCGTCGTACGGCTCGATGACGTCGTATATCTCGAACGGGCTGCAACTCGACCTCGCGACGCTGAACGCAATCCGGCAGCATATGCTGGTCTGA
- the infC gene encoding translation initiation factor IF-3, translated as MATDKSSHRINGEITAPEVRLVGIENEPLGIVKLADAFRKSEELDVDLVEIAPQAVPPVCRLMDYGKFKYQESKKQHEAKLKQKVIQVKEVKFRPGTDDGDYNVKLRNLVRFLEEGDKTKITLRFRGREMAHQEIGMRMLERLRTDLEEVGQVEQMPKMEGRQMIMVLSPKKKK; from the coding sequence ATCGCTACTGATAAGTCGTCGCACCGCATCAACGGTGAAATCACTGCGCCGGAAGTGCGCCTGGTCGGGATCGAGAACGAACCGCTCGGTATCGTAAAACTCGCTGATGCTTTCCGTAAATCGGAAGAACTGGATGTTGACCTGGTGGAAATCGCGCCGCAAGCGGTTCCCCCGGTTTGCCGTCTGATGGATTACGGCAAGTTCAAGTACCAGGAGTCGAAGAAGCAGCACGAAGCGAAGCTGAAGCAGAAGGTCATCCAGGTCAAGGAAGTCAAGTTCCGCCCGGGTACCGATGACGGTGACTACAACGTCAAGCTCCGCAATCTCGTGCGCTTCCTCGAAGAAGGCGACAAGACGAAGATCACGTTGCGTTTCCGCGGCCGCGAAATGGCTCACCAGGAAATCGGTATGCGGATGCTTGAGCGTCTGCGCACGGATCTCGAGGAAGTCGGCCAGGTCGAGCAGATGCCGAAGATGGAAGGGCGCCAGATGATCATGGTGCTCTCGCCGAAGAAAAAGAAGTAA
- the pheT gene encoding phenylalanine--tRNA ligase subunit beta — MQFPESWLRTFVDPQLTTDELSHALTMAGLEVESLSKAAPPTSKIVVGRVLEVVKHPDADKLNVCQVDAGTGATLNIVCGAPNVAPGIKVPVALVGAELPPAEEGGKPFAIKLSKLRGVESQGMLCSARELKLSEDHSGLLVLPEDTPVGQDIRETLNLDDTIFEIKLTPNKADCLSVFGIARETAAITGAPLTPVDIRPVRAELDETLPVRIAAPDLCGRFSGRVIRGVNAHAKTPQWMVERLERSGQRSVSALVDISNYVMFELGRPSHVFDLDKIHGGIEVRWGKRGESLKLLNGNTVELDETVGVISDDRQVESLAGIMGGDSTAVTLDTTNIYLEAAFWWPDSIRGRARKYNFSTDAAHRFERGVDYATTVEHVERITQLILEICGGKAGPVDDQSVNLPQRAPVKMRVSRANRIIGVQIGADEIASIFTRLGLPFEREDDAFLVTPPSHRFDIEIEEDLIEEVARIYGFEKIPARPPVATSEMRATNETRRSIHDIRHALAARDYAETVNFSFVDAEWEQDFAGNDQPIRLLNPIASQLSVMRTTLFGSLISVLRHNLNRRADRVRVFEAGRVFLTDTAAKAGELTVEGYVQPKRVGALAYGPALDEQWGTATRAVDFFDVKGDLEVLLAPATARFVKAEHPALHPGRSARIEVDGRAVGWIGELHPRLMQKYELPHAPVMFEVDADALIARALPAPTDVSKFPPVRRDIAVVVDQAVEVQALFDEMKKALAEEACRFVQKVVLFDEFRAKSNTSGGLAAHEKSLAFRVTLQDAAGTLQDEVVDQAIQTLVERMARAGARLRG; from the coding sequence ATGCAATTCCCTGAATCCTGGTTGAGAACCTTTGTCGACCCGCAGCTGACGACCGACGAACTGTCGCACGCGCTGACGATGGCGGGGCTCGAAGTCGAATCGCTGAGCAAGGCTGCGCCGCCGACGTCGAAGATCGTCGTCGGCCGCGTGCTCGAAGTCGTCAAGCATCCGGATGCGGACAAGCTCAATGTCTGCCAGGTCGACGCCGGCACCGGCGCGACGCTGAATATCGTCTGCGGCGCACCGAACGTCGCTCCTGGCATCAAGGTACCGGTCGCGCTGGTCGGTGCGGAACTGCCGCCGGCAGAAGAGGGCGGCAAGCCGTTCGCGATCAAGCTGTCGAAGCTGCGCGGCGTGGAGAGCCAGGGGATGCTGTGCTCGGCGCGCGAGCTGAAGCTGTCCGAGGATCACAGCGGCCTGCTGGTGTTGCCGGAAGACACGCCGGTCGGCCAGGACATCCGCGAGACGCTCAATCTCGACGACACGATCTTCGAAATCAAGCTGACGCCGAACAAGGCCGACTGCCTGTCCGTGTTCGGCATCGCACGCGAGACGGCTGCGATCACCGGCGCACCGCTGACGCCGGTCGACATCCGCCCGGTGCGCGCCGAGCTCGACGAGACGCTGCCGGTGCGCATTGCCGCGCCCGATCTGTGCGGCCGCTTCTCGGGTCGCGTGATCCGCGGCGTGAACGCGCATGCGAAGACCCCGCAGTGGATGGTCGAGCGCCTCGAGCGTTCCGGCCAGCGCAGCGTGTCGGCGCTCGTCGACATCTCGAACTACGTGATGTTCGAGCTCGGCCGTCCGTCGCACGTGTTCGATCTCGACAAGATCCACGGCGGCATCGAGGTGCGCTGGGGCAAGCGCGGCGAATCGCTGAAGCTGCTCAACGGCAACACGGTCGAACTCGACGAAACGGTCGGCGTGATTTCGGACGACCGTCAGGTCGAAAGCCTGGCCGGCATCATGGGCGGTGACAGCACGGCCGTCACGCTCGATACGACCAACATCTACCTGGAAGCCGCATTCTGGTGGCCGGACAGCATCCGCGGCCGCGCGCGCAAGTACAACTTCTCGACCGATGCGGCGCATCGCTTCGAGCGCGGCGTCGACTACGCGACGACCGTCGAGCACGTCGAGCGCATCACGCAACTGATTCTCGAGATCTGCGGCGGCAAGGCCGGCCCGGTCGACGATCAGTCCGTGAACCTGCCGCAGCGCGCGCCGGTGAAGATGCGCGTATCGCGCGCGAACCGCATCATCGGCGTGCAGATCGGCGCCGACGAGATCGCCAGCATCTTCACGCGCCTCGGGCTGCCGTTCGAGCGTGAAGACGACGCGTTCCTCGTCACGCCGCCGTCGCATCGCTTCGACATCGAGATCGAGGAAGACCTGATCGAGGAAGTTGCGCGCATCTACGGCTTCGAAAAGATCCCGGCGCGTCCGCCGGTCGCGACGAGCGAAATGCGCGCGACCAACGAGACGCGTCGCTCGATCCACGACATCCGCCACGCGCTGGCCGCGCGCGACTACGCGGAAACCGTCAACTTCAGCTTCGTCGATGCGGAGTGGGAGCAGGATTTCGCGGGCAACGACCAACCCATCCGTCTGCTGAACCCGATCGCGAGCCAGCTGTCGGTGATGCGCACGACGCTGTTCGGCAGCCTGATTTCCGTGCTGCGCCACAACCTGAACCGCCGCGCGGATCGCGTGCGCGTGTTCGAGGCTGGCCGCGTGTTCCTCACCGATACGGCGGCGAAGGCCGGCGAGCTGACGGTCGAGGGCTACGTGCAGCCGAAGCGCGTCGGTGCGCTTGCCTACGGTCCGGCGCTCGACGAGCAATGGGGCACGGCGACCCGCGCGGTCGATTTCTTCGACGTGAAGGGCGATCTCGAAGTACTGCTCGCGCCCGCAACCGCACGCTTCGTGAAGGCAGAGCATCCGGCCCTCCATCCGGGCCGCAGCGCGCGCATCGAAGTCGATGGCCGTGCGGTCGGCTGGATCGGCGAGCTGCACCCGCGCCTGATGCAGAAGTACGAGCTGCCGCACGCGCCGGTGATGTTCGAGGTCGACGCGGACGCGCTGATTGCACGTGCGTTGCCCGCGCCGACCGACGTATCGAAATTCCCGCCGGTTCGTCGCGATATCGCCGTTGTCGTCGATCAGGCGGTCGAGGTTCAGGCACTTTTCGACGAAATGAAGAAGGCGCTTGCCGAAGAGGCCTGCCGATTCGTTCAGAAGGTTGTACTCTTCGACGAATTTCGTGCAAAATCAAATACTTCCGGTGGTCTTGCCGCGCACGAGAAGAGCCTTGCCTTCCGCGTGACGCTGCAGGACGCGGCTGGCACGCTACAGGACGAGGTCGTCGATCAGGCGATCCAGACGCTGGTCGAGCGGATGGCTCGTGCCGGTGCGCGCCTGCGCGGCTAA
- a CDS encoding IS3-like element ISBam1 family transposase (programmed frameshift), translated as MSKYTEQFKVCIAEEYESGHAGFREMSKRHGVDEATIRKWVAAHRIHGPAGLKKKCERYSAEFKLLVLQQMRSEGLSARETAARFNIRNRTAIGQWKRQYDEGGIDALSPRQRGRPRKMPKPPLTPPPLPEDDTRSRQELLDELNFLRMENAYFKKARSLGSSAAAISATQKAQIVLELRQQYPLAGLLKVAGLARSTFYYHQKLLGAADKYADTRARICSLFERHKGRYGYRRITLALRNLGQVINHKTVARLMGELRLKSCVRPKKYRSYKGSVGRVAPHVLQRRFYAKRPNEKWVTDVTEFNVGGQKLYLSPVLDLYNGEIIAYETARRPAFEMVSAMLRKALARLKSHERPLLHSDQGWQYQMPAYRRLLQQRALTQSMSRKGNCLDNAAMESFFGTLKSEFFHLNRFRNLDELQTGLASYIHYYNHDRIKLKLKGLSPVQYRTQPSQP; from the exons ATGAGCAAGTACACGGAGCAGTTCAAGGTATGCATTGCAGAGGAGTACGAGTCCGGCCACGCTGGGTTCCGTGAGATGTCCAAGCGCCACGGCGTCGATGAGGCGACGATCCGCAAGTGGGTGGCGGCCCATCGCATACATGGTCCGGCGGGCTTGAAGAAGAAGTGCGAGCGCTACAGCGCAGAGTTCAAGTTGCTTGTACTGCAGCAAATGCGTAGCGAAGGGTTGTCAGCGCGTGAGACGGCTGCACGCTTCAACATTAGGAACCGTACGGCCATCGGCCAGTGGAAACGCCAGTATGATGAAGGCGGTATAGACGCACTGTCGCCGCGCCAGCGGGGGCGCCCCAGGAAGATGCCCAAGCCACCGCTCACGCCACCGCCGCTACCCGAGGACGATACGCGCTCCCGACAGGAACTACTCGACGAGTTGAACTTCCTGCGCATGGAGAACGCGTACT TTAAAAAAGCTCGAAGCCTTGGCTCAAGCGCAGCAGCGATCAGCGCAACGCAAAAAGCGCAAATCGTGCTCGAGCTAAGGCAGCAATATCCGCTTGCGGGCTTGTTGAAGGTTGCCGGCTTGGCGCGCAGCACGTTCTACTATCATCAGAAATTGCTCGGAGCAGCCGACAAGTATGCCGATACAAGGGCAAGAATCTGCTCGCTGTTCGAACGGCACAAGGGCCGCTACGGCTATCGACGCATCACGCTCGCTCTACGTAATCTGGGACAGGTGATTAACCACAAGACTGTGGCGCGTCTGATGGGTGAGTTGCGGCTGAAGTCTTGTGTGCGCCCGAAGAAATACCGCTCCTACAAAGGTAGCGTCGGACGTGTTGCACCTCATGTTTTACAGCGTCGGTTCTACGCAAAGCGTCCGAACGAGAAGTGGGTAACGGATGTCACGGAATTCAACGTGGGCGGCCAGAAGCTGTACCTGTCACCAGTGCTCGATCTGTACAACGGCGAGATCATTGCTTATGAAACCGCGAGGCGCCCGGCGTTCGAGATGGTCAGCGCAATGCTTCGCAAGGCATTGGCGCGCTTGAAGTCACACGAGCGGCCTCTCTTGCATTCGGATCAGGGCTGGCAGTACCAGATGCCTGCGTATCGCCGCCTACTGCAGCAACGAGCGCTCACGCAAAGCATGTCGCGTAAAGGGAATTGCCTGGACAACGCCGCCATGGAGAGCTTCTTCGGCACGCTGAAATCCGAGTTCTTCCATCTGAATCGGTTCCGCAACCTGGACGAACTGCAAACCGGCTTGGCAAGCTACATCCACTACTACAATCACGACCGCATCAAACTGAAACTAAAAGGGCTGAGTCCCGTGCAATACAGAACTCAGCCCTCTCAGCCCTAG
- the thrS gene encoding threonine--tRNA ligase — MVSIRLPDGSVRQYEHPVTVAEVAASIGPGLAKAALGGKLDGELVDTSAVIDRDASLAIVTDKDADGLDIIRHSTAHLLAYAVKELYPDAQVTIGPVIDNGFYYDFSYNRPFTPEDLEKIEKRMQELVKKDEPVTRRVVSRDEAAGYFRSIGEKYKAEIIESIPQSDEIKLYSHGGFTDLCRGPHVPSTGKLKVFKLMKVAGAYWRGDSKNEQLQRIYGTAWTKKEDQDQYLHMLEEAEKRDHRKLGKQLDLFHMQEESPGMVFWHPKGWALWQQVEQYMRRRVNEAGYLEIKTPMIMDRSLWEASGHWQNYRENMFTTESEKRDYAIKPMNCPGHVQVFKHGLRSYRDLPLRYAEFGSCHRNEASGALHGLMRVRGFVQDDAHIFCTEDQFISESIAFNTLAMSVYKDFGFDHIDIKLSLRPEQRAGTDETWDRAEQGLRDALTACGLTWEELPGEGAFYGPKIEYHIKDALGRSWQCGTLQLDMVLPERLGAEYVADDSSRRRPVMLHRAIVGSMERFLGILIEHHAGAMPAWLAPFQAVVLNIAESQAEYAQSLAQTLQKQGVRVTADLRNEKISYKIREHTLEKVPYLLVVGDKERDAQTVAVRARGGVDLGVMPVEAFVERLQEDLRSFK; from the coding sequence ATGGTTTCGATACGCTTGCCTGACGGCTCAGTTCGACAATACGAGCATCCGGTGACAGTTGCCGAGGTTGCAGCCTCGATCGGTCCCGGCCTTGCGAAAGCTGCGCTTGGTGGCAAGCTCGATGGCGAGCTCGTCGATACGTCGGCCGTGATCGACCGCGACGCATCGCTCGCGATCGTGACCGACAAGGACGCCGACGGTCTCGACATCATCCGTCACTCGACGGCGCACTTGCTCGCGTACGCGGTGAAGGAACTGTACCCGGACGCGCAGGTGACGATCGGCCCGGTGATCGACAACGGTTTCTATTACGACTTCTCGTACAACCGCCCGTTTACGCCCGAAGATCTGGAGAAGATCGAAAAGCGCATGCAGGAGCTCGTGAAGAAGGACGAGCCCGTGACGCGTCGTGTCGTGTCGCGTGACGAAGCGGCGGGCTACTTCCGCAGCATCGGCGAGAAGTACAAGGCCGAGATCATCGAGTCGATTCCGCAAAGCGACGAAATCAAGCTGTATTCGCACGGCGGCTTTACCGATCTGTGCCGTGGCCCGCACGTGCCGTCCACCGGCAAGCTGAAGGTCTTCAAGCTGATGAAGGTCGCGGGCGCGTACTGGCGCGGCGATTCGAAGAACGAGCAGCTGCAGCGCATCTACGGCACGGCCTGGACGAAGAAGGAAGACCAGGACCAGTACCTGCACATGCTCGAGGAAGCGGAAAAGCGCGACCACCGCAAGCTCGGCAAGCAGCTTGACCTGTTCCACATGCAGGAAGAGTCGCCGGGCATGGTGTTCTGGCATCCGAAGGGCTGGGCGCTGTGGCAGCAGGTCGAGCAGTACATGCGCCGCCGCGTGAACGAAGCCGGCTACCTCGAGATCAAGACGCCGATGATCATGGACCGCTCGCTGTGGGAAGCGTCGGGTCACTGGCAGAACTACCGCGAGAACATGTTCACGACGGAGTCGGAGAAGCGCGACTACGCGATCAAGCCGATGAACTGCCCGGGCCACGTCCAGGTGTTCAAGCACGGCCTGCGCTCGTACCGCGACCTGCCGCTGCGTTACGCGGAATTCGGTTCGTGCCACCGCAACGAGGCGTCGGGCGCGCTGCACGGCCTGATGCGCGTGCGCGGCTTCGTGCAGGACGATGCACACATCTTCTGTACGGAAGACCAGTTCATCTCGGAATCGATCGCGTTCAACACGCTGGCGATGAGCGTGTACAAGGACTTCGGTTTCGACCACATCGACATCAAGCTGTCGCTGCGCCCGGAGCAGCGCGCCGGTACGGACGAGACCTGGGATCGCGCCGAGCAGGGCCTGCGCGACGCGCTGACGGCGTGCGGCCTCACGTGGGAAGAGCTGCCGGGTGAAGGCGCGTTCTACGGTCCGAAGATCGAGTACCACATCAAGGATGCGCTCGGCCGTTCGTGGCAGTGCGGCACGCTGCAGCTCGACATGGTGCTGCCGGAGCGCCTCGGCGCCGAATATGTCGCGGATGACAGCAGCCGTCGCCGTCCGGTGATGCTGCACCGTGCGATCGTCGGTTCGATGGAGCGTTTCCTCGGCATTTTGATCGAGCACCACGCTGGTGCGATGCCGGCCTGGCTCGCGCCGTTCCAGGCAGTTGTGCTCAATATCGCCGAAAGTCAGGCCGAATATGCGCAATCTCTGGCCCAAACGTTGCAAAAACAAGGGGTTAGAGTGACGGCCGATTTGCGCAATGAGAAGATTAGCTATAAAATACGCGAGCACACGCTGGAAAAGGTGCCTTATCTCCTCGTCGTGGGGGATAAGGAGCGTGATGCGCAAACGGTAGCCGTGCGTGCCCGTGGCGGCGTCGATCTTGGCGTGATGCCGGTCGAAGCCTTCGTTGAGCGTCTGCAGGAAGACCTGCGCTCGTTCAAGTAA
- a CDS encoding MerR family transcriptional regulator has protein sequence MTTTVEKVVLPPIPAKRYFTIGEVSELCGVKPHVLRYWEQEFTQLRPVKRRGNRRYYQHHEVLLIRRIRELLYEQGFTINGARNRLDSPAGERAAAAPVEPEAQAADARTPGKPGTTVDVIALRQALLDVIDGLKHD, from the coding sequence ATGACCACTACGGTTGAGAAAGTCGTCTTGCCTCCGATTCCCGCGAAGCGCTACTTCACGATCGGTGAAGTCAGCGAACTGTGCGGGGTCAAGCCGCATGTGCTGCGTTATTGGGAACAGGAATTCACTCAACTGCGGCCGGTGAAGCGGCGCGGCAATCGTCGGTATTACCAGCACCACGAAGTGCTGCTGATCCGGCGGATTCGCGAGTTGCTGTACGAGCAGGGATTCACGATCAACGGCGCGCGCAACCGGCTCGATTCGCCGGCCGGCGAGCGGGCCGCGGCAGCACCCGTCGAGCCGGAGGCGCAGGCCGCCGATGCACGCACACCAGGCAAGCCAGGCACGACCGTCGACGTCATTGCATTGCGGCAGGCGCTGCTCGACGTGATCGACGGACTGAAGCACGACTGA
- the pheS gene encoding phenylalanine--tRNA ligase subunit alpha, whose protein sequence is MDLDQIVADAQQSFEQAADITTLENEKARFLGKSGALTELLKGLGKLDPEARKTEGARINVAKQQVEAALTARRQALADALLNQRLTAEAIDVTLPGRGAGAGSLHPVMRTWERVEQIFGSIGFDVADGPEIETDWYNFTSLNSPENHPARSMQDTFYVEGKDADGRQLLLRTHTSPMQVRYARMNRPPIKVIAPGRTYRVDSDATHSPMFNQVEGLWIDENISFADLKGVYTDFLKKFFERDDILVRFRPSYFPFTEPSAEIDMMFEQGKNAGKWLEISGSGQVHPTVIRNMGLDPERYIGFAFGSGLERLTMLRYGVQDLRLFFENDLRFLRQFA, encoded by the coding sequence ATGGATCTGGACCAGATTGTCGCCGACGCGCAGCAGTCCTTCGAACAGGCTGCCGACATCACCACGCTCGAAAACGAGAAAGCACGATTTCTCGGCAAGTCGGGTGCGCTGACCGAGTTGCTGAAGGGCCTCGGCAAGCTCGATCCCGAAGCACGCAAGACCGAAGGCGCACGCATCAACGTCGCGAAGCAGCAGGTTGAAGCCGCGCTGACCGCCCGTCGCCAGGCACTGGCCGACGCGCTGCTGAATCAGCGCCTCACTGCCGAGGCGATCGACGTGACGTTGCCTGGCCGCGGCGCCGGTGCAGGCAGCCTGCACCCCGTGATGCGCACGTGGGAGCGTGTCGAACAGATTTTCGGCTCGATCGGTTTCGATGTGGCCGACGGCCCCGAAATCGAGACCGACTGGTACAACTTCACGTCGCTGAACAGCCCGGAGAACCATCCGGCGCGTTCGATGCAGGACACCTTCTACGTCGAAGGCAAGGATGCCGACGGCCGCCAGCTGCTGCTGCGCACGCACACGAGCCCGATGCAGGTGCGTTACGCGCGCATGAACCGTCCGCCGATCAAGGTGATCGCGCCGGGCCGCACGTATCGCGTCGACAGCGATGCGACCCACTCGCCGATGTTCAATCAGGTCGAGGGGCTGTGGATCGACGAAAACATCAGCTTCGCCGACCTCAAGGGCGTCTATACCGACTTCCTGAAAAAATTCTTCGAGCGCGACGACATTCTCGTGCGCTTCCGTCCGTCGTATTTCCCGTTCACGGAACCGTCGGCCGAGATCGACATGATGTTCGAGCAAGGCAAGAACGCCGGCAAGTGGCTCGAGATCTCCGGTTCGGGGCAGGTGCATCCGACCGTGATTCGCAACATGGGCCTCGATCCCGAGCGCTACATCGGCTTTGCGTTCGGCAGCGGCCTCGAGCGCCTGACGATGCTGCGCTACGGCGTCCAGGATCTCCGGCTGTTCTTCGAGAACGACCTGCGTTTCCTGCGCCAGTTCGCGTAA